A section of the Salmo salar chromosome ssa05, Ssal_v3.1, whole genome shotgun sequence genome encodes:
- the rad21 gene encoding double-strand-break repair protein rad21 homolog — protein MFYAHFVLSKRGPLAKIWLAAHWDKKLTKAHVFECNLESSVESIICPKVKMALRTSGHLLLGVVRIYNRKAKYLLADCNEAFIKIKMAFRPGVVDLPEENREAAYNAITLPEDFHDFDQPLPDLDDIDVAQQFTLNQSRVEEITMREEVGNLSLMQDNDFADFGMDDREMMRVEGGFEEDIIHGATASNLLLEAEPGPAHLPDKSNHLEYDDFGDTMENNEGGMLVDKLLSQEDGGGIFDDPPAITESVIPPDHGDDEDDFDNLQSPGPDSPDSGPVEPLPAMQDQTEQTTLVHNEEEAFALEPIDITVKETKAKRKRKLIVDNLKELDSKSIRAQLSDYSDIVTTLDLAPPTKKLMMWKETGGVEKLFSLPAQPLWNSKLLKMFTRCLTPLVPDEMRKRRKGGEADSLDEFLKDLENPEVPREEALSGRDVIDQTIMEEPSMLQASAMEGSRTTLDESVMPPPSTPHGLKHKAHDKEAGLPMGAQEPQADQSVLSLAQADHSVLSMAQVDLPPEESLNLTQLVPELDLLDKEKKDKDDSDEEEEEGDPTQDQEEKRWNKRTQQMLHGLQRVMAKTGAEQVSLLELCRDNNKKQAAAKFYSFLVLKKQQAIELYQTEPYSDIIATAGPRFHLV, from the exons ATGTTCTACGCCCACTTTGTCCTGTCCAAACGTGGGCCTCTGGCCAAGATCTGGCTAGCGGCCCACTGGGACAAGAAGCTGACCAAGGCTCATGTGTTTGAATGTAACCTGGAGAGCAGCGTTGAGAGCATCATCTGTCCCAAG gTGAAGATGGCGCTGAGGACCTCAGGTCACCTCCTGCTCGGTGTGGTGAGGATATACAACAGGAAGGCCAAGTACCTCCTGGCTGACTGTAATGAAGCCTTCATCAAGATCAAGATGGCTTTCAGACCAG GTGTGGTGGATCtgccagaggagaacagagaggctGCCTACAACGCCATCACCCTGCCTGAGGATTTCCATGACTTTGACCAACCCTTACCTGACCTTGA TGACATAGATGTAGCCCAGCAGTTCACCCTGAACCAGAGCAGAGTGGAGGAGATCACCatgagggaggaggtggggaaCCTCAGCCTCATGCAGGACAATGACTTTG CTGACTTTGGCATGGATGACCGTGAGATGATGAGGGTAGAGGGAGGCTTTGAAGAGGACATCATCCATGGAGCGACAGCCTCTAATCTGCTACTGGAGGCTGAGCCTGGGCCTGCTCACCTGCCGGACAAGTCCAACCACCTAGAGTACGACGACTTTGGAGACACCATGGAGAACAACGAAGGAGGAATGCTGG TGGATAAACTACTGTCCCAAGAAGATGGGGGTGGTATATTTGACGACCCTCCAGCCATCACAGAGAGCGTGATTCCCCCAGACCATGGAGACGATGAGGACGACTTTGACAACCTACAGTCAC CCGGTCCAGACAGTCCAGACTCCGGCCCGGTCGAGCCCCTGCCGGCCATGCAGGACCAGACGGAGCAGACCACTCTGGTCCACAATGAGGAGGAGGCTTTTGCCCTGGAGCCCATCGACATCACTG tgAAAGAGACCAAggcgaagaggaagaggaagctgATTGTCGACAACCTGAAAGAGCTGGACAGTAAGTCGATCCGCGCCCAGCTCAGCGACTACTCTGACATCGTGACCACGTTGGACCTGGCCCCTCCCACCAAGAAGCTCATGATGTGGAAAGAGACGGGAGGAGTGGAGAAACTCTTCTCTCTCCCAGCACAGCCACTCTGGAACAGCAAACTGTTGAAG ATGTTCACGCGCTGCCTGACTCCCCTGGTGCCGgatgagatgaggaagaggaggaagggaggagaggctgACAGTCTGGATGAGTTCCTCAAGGACCTGGAGAACCCCGAGGTGCCCAGAGAGGAGGCTCTGTCAGGCAGGGACGTTATCG accagACCATCATGGAGGAACCCAGTATGCTGCAGGCCTCAGCCATGGAGGGTAGTAGGACCACCCTGGATGAGTCTGTCATGCCACCACCATCCACCCCACACGGACTCAAACACAAGGCCCACGACAAGGAGGCTGGCCTGCCT ATGGGAGCCCAGGAGCCTCAGGCTGATCAGTCAGTCCTCTCGTTAGCTCAGGCTGATCACTCAGTCCTCTCCATGGCCCAGGTAGACCTGCCCCCAGAGGAGAGCCTCAATCTCACACAGCTGGTGCCTGAACTGGACCTGCTGGAcaaggagaagaaggacaaggatgacagtgatgaggag gaggaggagggggatccAACCCAGGAccaggaggagaagagatggaacAAGAGGACTCAGCAGATGCTGCATGGCcttcag CGAGTCATGGCCAAGACGGGAGCCGAGCAGGTCAGCTTGTTGGAGCTGTGCCGAGACAACAACAAGAAGCAGGCAGCCGCCAAGTTCTACAGTTTCCTGGTTCTGAAGAAACAGCAGGCTATTGAGCTCTACCAGACCGAGCCTTACAGTGACATCATCGCTACAGCCGGACCAAGATTCCACCTTGTTTAG